A section of the Ammospiza caudacuta isolate bAmmCau1 chromosome 28, bAmmCau1.pri, whole genome shotgun sequence genome encodes:
- the SCAMP4 gene encoding secretory carrier-associated membrane protein 4 gives MAEKVNNFPPLPKFIPLKPCFYQNFADEIPIDYQFLVKRIYHVWIFYCITLAVNLISCLAWWIGGGSGANFGLAILWLILFSPCGYICWFRPAYKAFRSDSSFNFMAFFFIFGAQFLLTVLQAIGFSGWGACGWLAAITFFSTSVAAAVFMLFPAIMFTMSAVAMFICIIRVHKIYRGAGGSFQKAQDEWNSGAWRNPPSREAQYSNFSGNSLPEYPTVPNYPSANQWP, from the exons ATGGCAG AAAAGGTGAATAACTTCCCACCACTCCCCAAGTTCATCCCTCTGAAACCATGTTTCTACCAGAATTTTGCTGATGAAATTCCCATCGATTACCAGTTCCTGGTGAAGAGAATCTATCATGTGTGGATCT TTTACTGCATCACGCTGGCCGTGAACCTCATCTCCTGCCTGGCCTGGTGGATTGGGGGAGGCTCTGGGGCCAACTTTGGCCTGGCCATCCTCTGGCTCATCCTCTTCAGCCCCTGTGGTTACATCTGCTGGTTCCGACCTGCCTACAAAGCCTTTCG GTCGGACAGTTCCTTTAatttcatggcctttttcttcatctttggGGCTCAGTTCCTCCTCACGGTCCTGCAGGCGATCGGCTTCTCCGGATGGGGAGCGTG TGGATGGTTGGCAGCCATCACCTTCTTCAGCACCAGcgtggcagctgctgtgttcatgcTGTTCCCTGCCATCATGTTCACCATGTCAGCAGTTGCCATGTTCATCTGCATTATAAGG GTACACAAAATCTACCGAGGGGCTGGTGGAAGCTTCCAGAAGGCTCAAGATGAGTGGAACAGCGGCGCATGGAGGAACCCTCCCAGCAGGGAGGCCCAGTACAGCAATTTTTCTGGGAACAGCCTGCCAGAGTATCCCACAGTGCCCAACTACCCCTCTGCAAACCAATGGCCTTAA